Part of the Solanum pennellii chromosome 10, SPENNV200 genome is shown below.
GCCAAAGCTGCTCTGAATCTAACAGAGTCATAATGGTGTTTTGAAATGGCATGTTTGCTGTTAACAGGCGATtggttaattaaattatcttctCTGTTTTCCTCTAGTTTTTCATTTAAAAGGATCTGAATTGCGAATATCAAGTGTTGCGATAATTCTTTccgtatatatattgatatttcggttaaactttttattatttgtcaGTGCGAAGCTCCATTGTATAACAGAAACTTGGTCATCTACTCACAGGGCTGATTGGAAGGACTGCTGGAAATGGATCTTCCATGCAAAGAAAGTGACACGGAGGAGTTTTTAACACCTGGAGTATTTGAGATACCTGGAGAGCCAGCTGTTGTTATTAATGGGTTGCCTCCTGTTTCTTCAAATGCTGACGTCAATTTTCCTTGTCCAATAGTTACTGATGCAGAATCACATAAGAATTCTAGTTTTGGTCAATGGCTTGTAGGAAGAGAAGTTCGCAAGTTGTTTGGGGACCAGTACTACCGTGGGAAAGTTATCGAATTTGATGGGGAAGTCGGTTGGTTCAGGGTGAAGTATGAAGATGGCGACATCGAAGATCTTGAGTGGCATGAGTTGGAACAAGTCCTTCAGCCTTTGGACATTACTATTCCATTGATAACAGTAGCCACAAAGGTCAATAAGAGAAAGCAGAAATCCATTCAAGAATTCGGGGGTATAACTAGAAATCA
Proteins encoded:
- the LOC107032390 gene encoding dirigent protein 17-like, encoding MDLPCKESDTEEFLTPGVFEIPGEPAVVINGLPPVSSNADVNFPCPIVTDAESHKNSSFGQWLVGREVRKLFGDQYYRGKVIEFDGEVGWFRVKYEDGDIEDLEWHELEQVLQPLDITIPLITVATKVNKRKQKSIQEFGGITRNQGIKDDKDMVKKNTIFM